Proteins encoded within one genomic window of Bradyrhizobium sp. AZCC 1719:
- the ybeY gene encoding rRNA maturation RNase YbeY codes for MSSVLPLTEVLAVADCWQAEPEAEAVIHRAINAAAEIADADVGDTELAVMLTDDAGIRTLNSNWRGIDKPTNVLSFPALQPAAGAPADAPRMLGDIAIAYETTRKEADEEEKPFDHHLSHLAVHGFLHLIGYDHEKDDDAEAMEDLEREILAQLGIPDPYADRERMD; via the coding sequence GTGTCGTCCGTCCTTCCCCTCACCGAAGTTCTCGCCGTCGCCGATTGCTGGCAGGCCGAGCCGGAGGCCGAGGCGGTGATCCATCGCGCCATCAATGCGGCGGCCGAAATTGCCGATGCCGACGTCGGCGATACGGAACTTGCGGTCATGCTGACCGACGATGCCGGAATCCGCACGCTGAACAGCAACTGGCGCGGCATCGACAAGCCCACCAACGTGCTGTCGTTTCCGGCGCTGCAGCCAGCCGCGGGCGCGCCTGCGGACGCGCCGCGTATGCTCGGCGATATCGCCATCGCCTATGAGACCACCCGGAAAGAGGCCGATGAGGAAGAAAAGCCGTTCGATCATCACCTCAGCCATCTTGCGGTTCACGGGTTCCTGCATTTGATCGGGTACGACCACGAGAAGGACGACGACGCCGAGGCCATGGAGGATCTCGAACGGGAGATTCTCGCGCAGCTCGGCATTCCCGACCCCTATGCGGACCGGGAGCGGATGGACTGA
- a CDS encoding hemolysin family protein, which translates to MPDSDPIQDNPRDTRNLPVVVQEGEVIRPTAESWLIRAIRTLFGWRAGSVRADLQVVLDTSTPDDAGFSAIERTMLRNILGLNERRIADVMVHRADIVAVKRDIPLGELMGLFESAAHSRLVVYDETLDDPEGIVHIRDLLAFMTAKARVGDTTKPKRKKPFPAGLDLRAVDLAMPLAEANIIRKLLYVPPSMRAIDLLAQMQASRIHLALVVDEYGGTDGLVSIEDIVEQIVGEIDDEHDSDEPPSIVRQGDNAFIADARASLEDARKMIGEEFVTGEGSEEVATLGGYLVSQVGRLPVRGEVIAGPGNFEIEVLDADPRRVKRLRIGIRKERPAPRSTRERSRREAAPDTGTAPTNDNTPPASGDGAGPQ; encoded by the coding sequence ATGCCGGACTCCGACCCGATACAGGACAACCCGCGCGACACGCGCAACTTGCCCGTGGTGGTGCAGGAAGGCGAAGTTATACGTCCGACCGCCGAGAGCTGGCTGATACGGGCGATCCGCACGCTGTTCGGTTGGAGGGCGGGATCGGTGCGCGCCGATCTTCAGGTGGTGCTCGATACTTCCACCCCTGACGATGCCGGCTTCTCCGCCATCGAGCGCACCATGCTGCGCAACATCCTCGGGCTCAACGAGCGGCGGATCGCCGACGTGATGGTGCATCGCGCCGATATCGTCGCGGTCAAGCGGGATATTCCGCTCGGCGAACTGATGGGCCTGTTCGAGAGCGCGGCGCATTCGCGGCTTGTGGTCTACGACGAAACCCTCGACGACCCCGAAGGCATCGTCCACATCCGTGACCTGCTGGCGTTCATGACCGCGAAGGCGCGCGTCGGCGATACCACCAAGCCCAAGCGCAAGAAGCCGTTCCCGGCGGGGCTCGACCTGCGCGCGGTCGACCTCGCAATGCCGCTGGCGGAGGCCAACATCATCCGCAAGCTCCTGTACGTGCCGCCGTCGATGCGGGCGATCGATTTGTTGGCGCAGATGCAGGCCTCGCGCATCCACCTGGCGCTGGTGGTGGACGAATATGGCGGCACCGACGGGCTGGTCTCGATCGAGGACATCGTCGAGCAGATCGTCGGCGAAATCGACGACGAGCACGACAGCGACGAGCCCCCATCGATCGTCCGCCAGGGAGATAACGCCTTCATCGCGGATGCCCGCGCCAGCCTCGAGGATGCGCGCAAGATGATCGGCGAGGAATTCGTGACCGGCGAGGGGAGCGAGGAAGTCGCCACCCTCGGCGGCTATCTGGTGTCCCAGGTCGGCCGGCTGCCCGTGCGCGGCGAGGTCATTGCCGGTCCGGGCAACTTCGAGATCGAGGTGCTCGATGCCGATCCGCGGCGGGTCAAGCGGCTGCGGATCGGGATTCGGAAAGAACGCCCCGCGCCGCGCTCGACGCGCGAGCGAAGCCGCCGCGAGGCCGCGCCCGACACCGGCACGGCGCCGACCAACGACAACACGCCGCCGGCTTCCGGCGATGGAGCCGGCCCGCAGTGA
- the lnt gene encoding apolipoprotein N-acyltransferase, with product MISTSKFRVAGLSIILAWGWKRAAIALVAGAMSALSMAPFNAWPVLFVTFPVVVWLIDGAAAGKWRGVPAAAMAGFWFGLGYFVPGLYWIGNAFLVDAPTFAWLMPFAVLGLPAYLALFPALGFALARLIWTRDASRVLALAIGLTVSEWLRGYVLSGFPWNAFGYALSEPLALAQAASLIGLWGMTFLSVAIFASPAALIDGSSRGRKPWIAPVAALLLLAAMGIYGAVRLSLQPTALTKVKLRIMQPNLQQDVKFNYGAKAEVMQKYLALSDRASGPQSTGVRDVQILIWPESAFPFFLTREADAMAQIAELLPKGTVLMTGSVRAPDTPPGVRVSRAYNSIYVIDHDGGVLSVYDKLHLVPFGEYLPFQEWMEKLGFVQLTKVHGGFIPGTRHHPMEIPNAPRALPLICYEAIFPGNVATRDDRPGWIVNLTNDGWFGNSTGPYQHLQQARLRAIEEGLPMVRAANTGISAVIDPSGRIVAQLGLGIEGVLDASLPLALSPTVYARLGDIPAAVIVAAALLVVVRRRVAKHAA from the coding sequence GTGATCTCAACCAGCAAATTCCGTGTCGCGGGACTTTCGATCATCCTGGCCTGGGGCTGGAAGCGCGCAGCGATTGCGCTCGTCGCCGGCGCCATGTCGGCACTTTCGATGGCGCCGTTCAACGCCTGGCCGGTGCTGTTTGTGACGTTTCCGGTCGTGGTCTGGCTGATCGACGGCGCGGCGGCCGGAAAATGGCGCGGGGTGCCGGCGGCGGCGATGGCGGGCTTCTGGTTCGGGCTCGGCTATTTCGTGCCCGGGCTCTACTGGATCGGCAACGCCTTCCTGGTTGACGCGCCGACCTTTGCCTGGCTGATGCCGTTCGCGGTGCTCGGCCTGCCGGCCTATCTCGCCTTGTTTCCGGCGCTCGGCTTCGCGCTGGCGCGACTGATCTGGACGCGGGATGCGTCGCGGGTTCTGGCGCTCGCGATCGGGCTGACGGTCAGCGAATGGCTGCGCGGCTATGTGCTATCGGGATTTCCCTGGAATGCCTTCGGCTACGCGCTGTCGGAGCCCTTGGCGCTGGCGCAGGCGGCGTCGCTGATCGGGCTGTGGGGCATGACCTTCCTCAGCGTTGCGATCTTTGCCAGCCCGGCAGCGCTGATCGACGGCTCATCGCGCGGCCGCAAGCCCTGGATCGCGCCGGTGGCGGCACTCTTGCTGCTCGCGGCGATGGGAATTTACGGCGCCGTACGGCTGTCGCTGCAGCCGACGGCCCTGACCAAGGTCAAGCTACGTATCATGCAGCCGAACCTGCAGCAGGACGTCAAATTCAACTATGGCGCCAAAGCGGAGGTGATGCAGAAATACCTTGCTCTGTCCGACCGCGCTTCAGGCCCGCAGTCCACCGGCGTGCGCGACGTGCAAATCCTGATCTGGCCGGAATCGGCTTTCCCGTTTTTCCTGACGCGCGAAGCCGACGCGATGGCACAGATCGCCGAGCTCCTGCCCAAGGGCACGGTGCTGATGACCGGCTCGGTGCGCGCTCCGGACACCCCGCCCGGCGTGCGCGTCTCCCGCGCCTATAATTCGATCTATGTGATCGACCACGACGGCGGCGTGCTGTCGGTCTACGACAAGCTGCATCTGGTGCCGTTCGGCGAGTATCTGCCGTTTCAAGAATGGATGGAGAAGCTCGGCTTCGTGCAGCTTACAAAAGTCCACGGCGGCTTCATTCCGGGCACGCGGCACCACCCGATGGAGATACCGAATGCGCCGCGCGCGCTACCGTTGATCTGTTATGAGGCGATTTTTCCCGGAAATGTTGCAACGCGTGACGACCGCCCCGGCTGGATCGTCAACCTGACCAATGACGGCTGGTTTGGAAATTCAACGGGCCCCTATCAGCACCTGCAGCAGGCGCGGCTACGTGCGATCGAAGAAGGTCTGCCGATGGTGCGCGCCGCCAACACCGGCATCTCGGCGGTAATCGATCCCTCGGGGCGAATTGTGGCACAGCTCGGCCTCGGCATCGAAGGCGTGCTGGATGCCAGCCTGCCGCTCGCGCTGTCGCCGACGGTTTATGCTCGCCTTGGAGATATCCCGGCGGCCGTGATTGTGGCCGCAGCCTTGTTGGTCGTCGTCAGACGCCGCGTTGCGAAGCACGCTGCCTGA
- a CDS encoding helix-turn-helix domain-containing protein — translation MSTKAPNPVDKYVGSRVRMRRIMLGMSQEKLGEALGLTFQQVQKYEKGTNRVGASRLQQISEILQVPVSFLFDGGPSGIANADGFGDGGSPAYVSDFLATSEGLALTRAFTRITDSKMRRSIVELVEQIASRDGPDPR, via the coding sequence ATGTCCACCAAAGCGCCCAATCCGGTCGACAAATATGTCGGCAGCCGCGTCCGGATGCGCCGCATCATGCTGGGCATGAGTCAGGAAAAGCTGGGCGAAGCGCTCGGCCTCACGTTCCAGCAGGTTCAGAAGTACGAAAAGGGCACCAACCGGGTCGGCGCCAGCCGCCTGCAGCAGATTTCCGAGATTTTGCAGGTGCCGGTGTCGTTTCTGTTCGATGGCGGGCCGAGCGGCATAGCGAATGCGGACGGGTTTGGCGACGGTGGCTCTCCGGCCTACGTGTCCGATTTCCTCGCGACGTCAGAGGGTCTGGCGCTGACGCGCGCGTTCACGCGCATCACCGATTCCAAAATGCGCCGCTCCATCGTCGAATTGGTCGAGCAGATCGCGTCGCGCGACGGCCCGGACCCGCGCTGA
- a CDS encoding M20 family metallopeptidase has protein sequence MTTTNPFDSAPILEGIRRWVEIESPTEAPEQVNKLADLVAEGYRGLPATVERIAGRSGCGDHLVARSAWGQREPGILVLSHLDTVHPLGFIERLPFRIEGDSAFGPGIYDMKGGAYLAYHAFRQICADSARPPLGITQLYVSDEEIGSPTSRALIEAEGRKAKYVLVTEPARDGGKIVTGRKGVGRFEVFINGVPSHAGTRPEDGRSAIRELGNVIQTLEAMNDLARGITVNVGVVRGGTRPNVIAEEAYAEVDLRVPTMADSDEVVAKILNLKSRSDGVTVKVIGELNRPPYEKSNAGAALYEHARTIAAEIGFDLVDTSTGGGSDGNFTAPHTATLDGLGVDGRGAHTHYEQMYVSSIEPRARLLFRLYQTLR, from the coding sequence ATGACGACAACCAATCCCTTCGATTCCGCACCGATCCTCGAGGGCATTCGCCGCTGGGTCGAAATCGAAAGCCCGACCGAAGCGCCCGAGCAGGTCAACAAGCTCGCCGACCTCGTCGCTGAAGGCTATCGCGGCCTGCCCGCGACGGTGGAGCGGATCGCCGGCCGCTCCGGCTGTGGCGATCATCTGGTGGCGCGCTCGGCATGGGGGCAGCGCGAACCGGGAATCCTGGTGCTGAGCCATCTCGATACGGTGCATCCGCTTGGCTTCATCGAGCGGCTGCCATTCCGGATCGAGGGTGACAGCGCATTCGGCCCGGGCATCTACGACATGAAGGGCGGCGCCTATCTCGCCTATCATGCGTTTCGGCAAATCTGCGCCGACAGTGCACGGCCGCCGCTCGGCATCACGCAGCTCTATGTCTCCGATGAAGAGATCGGCAGCCCGACCTCGCGCGCGCTGATCGAGGCCGAAGGCCGCAAGGCGAAATATGTGCTGGTCACCGAACCGGCGCGCGACGGTGGCAAGATCGTCACCGGACGCAAGGGCGTTGGTCGCTTCGAGGTCTTCATCAACGGCGTGCCCTCGCATGCCGGCACCCGGCCGGAGGATGGCCGCAGCGCCATCCGCGAACTCGGCAATGTCATTCAAACGCTGGAGGCGATGAACGATCTTGCACGCGGTATCACCGTCAATGTCGGTGTGGTCCGCGGCGGCACCAGGCCGAACGTAATCGCGGAAGAGGCCTATGCCGAGGTCGATTTGCGCGTGCCGACGATGGCCGATTCCGACGAGGTCGTTGCCAAAATCCTCAATCTGAAATCGCGCAGCGATGGCGTCACCGTGAAGGTGATCGGCGAATTGAACCGCCCGCCTTACGAAAAGAGCAATGCCGGCGCCGCGCTCTACGAGCATGCCAGGACGATCGCGGCGGAGATCGGCTTCGATCTGGTCGACACCTCGACCGGCGGCGGCTCCGACGGCAATTTCACCGCGCCGCATACCGCGACCCTCGACGGCCTTGGCGTCGACGGCCGGGGCGCGCATACCCACTACGAGCAGATGTACGTCTCCTCGATCGAGCCGAGGGCGCGGCTGCTGTTCCGACTGTACCAGACGCTGCGATGA
- the trmB gene encoding tRNA (guanosine(46)-N7)-methyltransferase TrmB encodes MISATNDTEDRSTPPDDGAATHARGSFFGRRKGHKLRIHQADLIDKLLPHLALDIATPAPERLTDLFDGRPTDARLEIGFGGGEHLIAEAQAYPNIGFIGCEPYVNGMAKILTQIEAHNIGNIRLYAGDAAELLAWLPPRSLTRIDLIHPDPWPKRRHWKRRFVQDATVKAMARILKDGGEFRFVSDIDDYCAWTLAHLMRSPDFVWTAERAADWQKPWDAYTMTRYGRKAEREGRVAAYLRFRRVG; translated from the coding sequence ATGATATCCGCTACGAACGATACGGAAGATCGCAGCACCCCGCCCGATGACGGCGCGGCTACGCATGCGCGCGGCTCGTTCTTCGGGCGCCGCAAGGGCCACAAGCTCCGCATCCACCAGGCCGACCTGATCGACAAATTGCTGCCGCATCTCGCGCTCGACATTGCGACGCCTGCGCCGGAGCGGCTTACCGATCTGTTCGATGGCCGACCTACCGATGCCAGGCTCGAGATCGGGTTCGGCGGCGGCGAACATCTGATCGCGGAAGCGCAGGCGTATCCGAACATCGGGTTCATCGGCTGCGAACCGTATGTGAACGGCATGGCCAAGATCCTGACGCAGATCGAGGCGCACAACATCGGCAATATCAGGCTCTACGCCGGCGACGCCGCGGAATTGCTGGCCTGGCTGCCGCCGCGGTCGCTGACGCGGATCGACCTGATCCATCCCGATCCCTGGCCGAAGCGGCGGCACTGGAAGCGGCGCTTCGTGCAGGACGCAACGGTGAAGGCGATGGCGCGCATCCTCAAGGACGGCGGTGAATTCCGTTTCGTCAGCGACATTGACGATTACTGCGCCTGGACGCTGGCACATCTGATGCGCTCGCCGGATTTCGTCTGGACCGCCGAGCGCGCCGCCGACTGGCAGAAGCCCTGGGACGCCTACACCATGACGCGCTACGGCCGCAAAGCCGAGCGTGAGGGAAGAGTGGCGGCGTATCTGCGGTTTCGGCGGGTCGGCTAG